A stretch of Acropora palmata chromosome 9, jaAcrPala1.3, whole genome shotgun sequence DNA encodes these proteins:
- the LOC141892686 gene encoding uncharacterized protein LOC141892686: MQTEFTDHKVYLVNIISNNDKQIQEMEQEIKELKHQLQYMRWQNDDLNDRLFTFENLKSKDSSATFYSGFPNWETFMVVYTYLDPGEKGENISYWLSTNPGVFSDYTKNKADESLTKKGRARSLRPQDEFLMVMCRLRQGFHEDHLAHLFNVSTSTVSRIFITWINFMYFKFGHINIWPSREVVDRTMPEAFKSKYKSTRVIIDCTEVKCQMPSSLQLNGELFSSYKNHTTLKGLVGISPGGAITFISHSYTGSVSDREIVRRSGFLDLPFNDNDSVMADKGFTIQDLLPLGISLNLPPFLGGSSQMPAEDVVKTQEIAS; encoded by the coding sequence AGGAACTTAAGCATCAATTGCAGTATATGCGGTGGCAAAATGATGACCTTAATGATAGATTGTTTAcgtttgaaaacttgaaatcgAAGGATTCGTCTGCTACTTTTTATTCTGGTTTTCCAAACTGGGAAACTTTTATGGTTGTTTACACATATCTTGACCCTGGGGAGAAGGGAGAGAATATCTCCTATTGGCTTTCCACAAATCCTGGCGTCTTTTCTGATTACACCAAGAATAAAGCGGATGAGTCTCtaacaaagaaaggaagagCTAGATCTTTAAGACCACAGGATGAATTTTTAATGGTCATGTGTAGACTTAGACAAGGGTTTCATGAAGATCACCTAGCTCACTTGTTCAATGTCTCAACCTCTACAGTGAGTAGAATATTTATCACTTGGATTAACTTTATGTACTTTAAATTTGGACACATCAACATTTGGCCCAGTAGGGAAGTAGTTGATAGAACAATGCCAGAGGCATTCAAAAGcaaatacaaatcaaccagAGTTATTATTGATTGTACTGAAGTGAAATGTCAAATGCCAAGCAGCCTACAATTAAATGGAGAACTCTTCAGTAGCTACAAAAATCACACGACATTGAAGGGTCTGGTTGGTATTTCTCCTGGGGGTGCAATAACATTTATCAGCCATTCTTACACTGGCTCTGTGTCTGATAGAGAAATTGTCAGGAGAAGTGGGTTTTTAGATCTGCCTTTTAATGACAATGACTCTGTTATGGCAGATAAAGGATTTACAATTCAAGATTTGCTGCCATTGGGGATCTCATTAAATTTGCCTCCCTTCCTAGGAGGATCAAGTCAAATGCCTGCAGAAGATGTGGTAAAAACTCAAGAAATTGCCAGCTGA